From Megalobrama amblycephala isolate DHTTF-2021 linkage group LG8, ASM1881202v1, whole genome shotgun sequence, the proteins below share one genomic window:
- the LOC125273272 gene encoding uncharacterized protein LOC125273272, which yields MDAHAIPHEFIFIDEAGFNLAKTRRRGRNLIGHRAIIDVPGQRGGNITMCAAISSMHGVLHRHANLGPYNTAHILTFLDRLHNILIPPERMNDADHQRNRYVVVWDNVSFHRAAPVQNWFADHPTFLVQYLPPYSPFLNPIEEFFSAWRWKVYDRQPFVRIPLVQAMEEACDEIDVGAIQGWIRHSRRIFPQCLAREDIACDVDEALWPDPAARQDAA from the coding sequence ATGGATGCTCATGCAATCCCACATGAGTTCATCTTTATAGATGAGGCTGGGTTCAACCTAGCAAAGACCAGAAGAAGGGGGAGAAACCTCATTGGCCACAGAGCCATTATAGATGTTCCTGGCCAACGTGGTGGGAACATCACAATGTGCGCTGCCATCTCCAGTATGCATGGTGTCCTCCACCGTCATGCCAACCTTGGACCATACAACACAGCCCATATTCTCACATTTCTGGACAGACTTCACAATATTCTCATACCACCAGAGCGTATGAATGATGCAGACCATCAAAGAAACCGGTACGTTGTAGTATGGGACAACGTGAGCTTTCATCGTGCAGCCCCAGTCCAAAACTGGTTTGCTGACCACCCAACATTTCTCGTGCAATACCTCCCACCATACTCACCATTTCTGAACCCCATAGAAGAATTCTTTTCGGCATGGCGGTGGAAGGTATACGACCGGCAGCCCTTTGTGCGCATTCCTCTTGTGCAGGCCATGGAAGAGGCATGTGATGAGATTGACGTGGGTGCAATTCAGGGATGGATAAGGCACTCAAGGCGCATCTTCCCTCAATGTCTGGCAAGGGAAGATATTGCCTGTGATGTTGACGAGGCGTTGTGGCCAGACCCAGCTGCGAGGCAAGATGCTGCCTAA